GAGGCGTGTGTTGTATGGGTttaagtgcatgtaaatggtctaaaaaggctacaatcccacaccagaggaagtttctctcccacacacttcgccccctgcctgaaatagctggttttaagtcctttgtttacttccgtgacATAGTGACATCGCTACATAAGGCAGCTTCTATCGGTTAGCACTCCAACAAATAGTATGCCATTGGCTTAGTGGCCTgtcggttgaccaatcacacagTCAGACAATCAGAGCCGACTGGGCTtttgtttcagacagagggtgaacaaatagctttttgaacattaaagcatggagacatgtcacaatagaggctcaaaatacaaatatgaaacctgaaaaacagggcccctttaatttACATGATGGCCTTTTAGCACAGCTTTAGAATCATGCCACATTGATCAGTCTtctcctattttattttttttaagtatttgtattttaatgtcTGAACATACTTCTGTTTCTGCGATGAAATCATTTCCTAaagtgggatcaataaagtatctatcgatatatctatctatctattaacTGTcagcaaaataaatgtttcctaTATATAAACAGGAACTATAAGTGCGATAGTGACGCATGTGTGCAGTTTCATCACTATGGAAAAACAACTTCCCGTTCTCATACTCTCTTCCTTTTCCCCCTTTCTCTCCCTTGCCCACTCATATACAGAGTCACGCCTGAATCCGCCGTCTACTATTTTGATTGTGAACATCAGCAACTCCACCTTGATGGACTGCGTGATCGGGAACGGCACCTACCAATCCATGGTGGCTGATAGTCAGCCTCTGATGCGGCACGCTGGGCTCCAAATGCACGGTGGGTAACAGAAAAACCTTTCAAATAAATGTCTAGGAATTTAAAGCACTGAGCTGAAATGCATACTATGCTATGTGTTATTATGTCTTTGTTAAACAAGaaccatgcatacaaatacattcATATCAAATAGAGAAGAGATGATTTATGTTAGAAAGAGTTATTAAAAAAGTTCAGGTACACACATAACAGCACATTTACCAATACAAGTTCAATATTTGATTTCATTTCCAAGTTAATGTTGACTAAATTGGTTGCTCAATATCAATTTTGCACCCTAGAAAAAAGTGTGTGCATGTTTTAATCTCAGCTGGAATCGTATTGCTATTGTTCAAGGCCTTAAATGAGAAGGTAGATGTTGTAGTTCTTGTCGTATTGAAGCACTCAAACAGTATATATCTGATTTGTTCTTGTGTTACAGATCAGAGGTGCAGCTGCAGCCGTGGACAACAGGGGGCAGAGCAGACCTCTCGCCCTCTCTGTCCTCCCCTTCCAGCCGCTGAGCCTCTGAACATCAACATCCAAAGGTCCAATCTCAACTGCGTCATCATCGGAGACAACAACTACATGCAGGCCGAGCCCTCCGCTGAAACAGAAGAGCCACAAGAGTGAAGCTttggccccacacacacactacacactccAGCAAACCTGTCATCTTCACTATAGGATTAGATCAAACCTAGAGCCGTTAAGTTATAACTACTGCTTTTATCCATATTCAAACTGGTTGTTATtaattacaaattaaaacatttaacctTAAAGAACATAGACCCCAGGAATATTTAGCATTTCTGTTTAAAAAACAACTTAAAGAAGTGTTAGTAGGCAAATATCTGTTCATAAAGTTATGAGCAGCTCAACATGTTGTGACTTTTGTATGATTGATCTCTTTATGACCATCTGATGTTTGTGTGTCTAATATGCTGACTAAGGAAAGACAACTGTAACAGTATTGTGTGCTTTCCCTGTAATCCTTATCATGTCATGATAAAGACATTGACTGATGTTGATATGTATGGCCCATGGTCATTATCAGTAGACTACTTAGTCGTTTTTGTTTCCAGAAGTCATTTTGATTTTCTGTACATCAAATGTGGAAATAGAAGACTTTGAATCAAGGTGCTCCTATTTGTCTTTTGATATGTTAATATATGATAATGTGCAGATATACTCCATGTTAGCTTCACACAGTGTATTACTTTTATAGTCTTCTGAAATAATGTATACGATAAGTTgctattttatttgttgttaCATATTGAATGTTTGAAATGATGAAAACAATTttgtactatttaaaaaaaaatgaagttgctattttatttgttgttggATTTTGTTACATAATAAATGTTTGAAATGATGAAAAAAAAGTTCAAAAAAGATATAGAGatgattttttttattgttttggaATTCAATAAATGATTTTCCAATGTCTCAAACTGGGGTCGGAGAACActcatttcttcttcttcccttctttctttttcttcttgccTTTCTTGTCTTCCTCCTTTTTGAAGCTACCGAGGCACCGGCGGACCATGCAGCCTCTCCACCACGCCTGCACCTGCAGGGACAAAGGTCACAGCCCAGGGTCAGGGGCCAAATAAGAAACGTCCttagctccaacacattgtatgtaaTATGCTGAGGGGCAGGATATAGCTAcgttgttgaccaatcacaactgagcagaaaaataaagacctttttaaacattaaagcatgtagagGTCAAAAATACAAACATGAAAATGACAAAAAACAACAGCAGTCACATAATCAAAGATGAAACTTAAAACAGCGCCAATTCAGG
This genomic window from Pseudochaenichthys georgianus chromosome 16, fPseGeo1.2, whole genome shotgun sequence contains:
- the LOC117461499 gene encoding uncharacterized protein; translated protein: MQKVFQSVQRVAQKSCGRACEMFCCTSDTPMCEKVPCCTGAYHQPTEDKTTQESRLNPPSTILIVNISNSTLMDCVIGNGTYQSMVADSQPLMRHAGLQMHDQRCSCSRGQQGAEQTSRPLCPPLPAAEPLNINIQRSNLNCVIIGDNNYMQAEPSAETEEPQE